The DNA window AATGCGATCAATGTCCCAAGTTTTCACACcatgtcatttttttgttttttcaacctCAAAACTTGCCAAAGCAAGAACTTTGTCGCCAGAGCCTAAGGAGAAAGACACATAATAAACAGAAATgtcatttcaaatgcatttataGTTCCAGGTAAAGAGAGGAAAATCTATCACATAGatgataaaacagaaaatgaaacgAGCTTTTATTATCAGCGCATTATCCCTGACCCTCCCCACTGCCACGACAGTTTCCTTCCCTGCACAAACAACTCAGCCACGTAGGGCAGTTTACTGGTTACAAATACTTACTTTAATTCAGGTATGAAATAGAACATGTAACattttagtttacttttatatttacatttagctgacaaatatttttaaagcattaggCTATATtaacttgattatttttaattaaatagtaTTGCAAAACAAACCCATTAAAAAGAggtttataaagaaaacaattctggTTTCACCTCTAAACTCAAGAAAAGGCCATCATTTTATCTCACCCGTGCCATCTGTCAATCTAGAGCAGTAATTCATGTCCAGCTTTCAGAAATACGAGGGTACTCACCAAGGTCTGTAGAGACTTTCTCAAACTGGCTGAGTATAGCACCTGCGTTTGCTGACAAGAAGGCCTCGTCATCTGCAGTCAGCTAAATGAacagaacaaagcccaaaggaCTGAGTTCAAATGTGAACAAAGTGGCTCTAGGAATCACTGTTAAGAATGTCTTAGGACCACAAACTAAATCACAGATCAAGAAGTTCTATACCAAATATTTCCCACTTTTTCTTTATAcctaatatattaaattaaatacaagTACCTTCTCTCCAAGTTTCCTGAGAGCTGTTAGTATCTCCACTTTCTGCTGAGTATACAGGTCTCTTTCCAGCTTTCCTACCATGAGATCTCTATCCATCTGTAATAGATGAATGTAAAGTATATGGTATTTAAGTTAAAAGCATTCTTTGCATAAAATCAAGCTTTTCAGATgtacttttttaagaaaaggtCCTCTACCAATTAATATTATAAAGAACTATAGAAACAACTCAAGGCAAACATGACGGAAATGTTATTACACAGTTCTAATAAATCTTGATACTAATCATAACCATTGTCTTAGTTATAAACTCTACTGAGGAATTAGTAGGTCAATAGCTTCTTTAAAGAGGAGCTATCCTCTAAGAACTCTATTTCATTAAACTGAAGTGTGGTCTAAAGGCCTGAATGAGACAGCTGGTAACAGATCTCCTGGACCTTTGGTTAAATATCACCTCTACCACCAGAAACATTGATAGCATGTACTATGCTTTGGTACTCTTCTATGTGCTTTACACATTTTACTCCATTTAAACCTCATAACAACCATAAGAGGTAGGGACTATCATTATTGCctttttacaaatggggaaacaggCACAAAAAGAGGTtgaagaaggacttccctggtggtccagtagtaaagaatccgccttccaatgcaggggacgcgggatcgatccctggtcggggaactaagatcccacatgccgcgtggtgcggccgaagaaagaaaaaagaaaaaagaagaagaaaaaaaaaaagaggttgaagAAAATAACTCCCCCAACATCACATACGTCCATAGTAGAACAGGGGTACAAATCCAGactccatgctcttaaccactatgctattaaattaccaatggctgCAAATAACTTATTAATGTCTTAACTATATTCAAGTCTATAAACAGACTTCCTCAAGTGTCAGGTTTATAAAGATGTTTGAAATTCTTAGATGGGAAAGGCCGCACATGCATAAAGCATGGCTGCTAATGAATGCTAGATGGGATTTCAATTCAGAGCTCCAGAAATAAATAGTAAAACTTTGAATGTAGAGTCGTAGCACAAGCAGTCAGTAGCAATTTAAACTGCCATATGCTGGTTAAACCTCTACATTCGTTATCAACAACAACTGCTCAAAGGACTAATTTTGTCAGAAACCTAGTTGTGGGTTGTGGCTCTAAAGTCAACTGACCAGTTTTTTtgaaatagactattttttagagcagttttaggttcacagtaaattGAGCAAATGGTACAGAGATTCCTCATACACCCCTTGTCCCCATTCATGCATAGTATCCCCATTATaaacatccccaccagagtggtacatttgttccaactgatgaacctacactgacacatcataatcacccaaagtccatactttacattagggttcactctttttttttctaatttaattaaattaatttatttttaaaaatcatttatttatttatttggctccgccgggtcttcgttgcggcgtgtgggctcttttagttgcggcacgcaggatctagttccctgaccagggatcgaacccgggccccctgcgttgggagcgcagagtattaaccactggaccgccagggaagtccctagggttcactcttggtgttgtacattttcaAATGACCAATTTTTAAACTTCAGAATAACATAAGCAATAACATGAGCAGAATAACATGAGCAAATTCTTGGGctgagaaaagaaatacatacagGGACTGGATCAATTTAAAGAAACTTTACCTCTGCTAACCTTGTCCGAAGCTGACCTGGTTGTTTCTTTGCAAACAATCTGATGACCTCTGGGGTTTTAAAGGCCTGGCTGATAGCTGCCTGGATAGCCTAGAAATACAAGAAGGTGAAAACTAACCAAAATAGTCCAACAAATCAGATATTACAATATTTGATTGATGGGTCTTCAATTCTTAATAGGTCTTCTTTGTTCATCAAACAGTGTTACAACTTTAGTATCCATTTGCTATTTCTGTGCATGTCACTGGAGTCAAATATGTAACTAGATGAAGATCTGGAAGCAAATGCTGTTTTATCCATAAGTAGACATTCCTCTAGAAGTTAAACCCCAAAAAAGGTACATTTTCTATCTTAAATATACTtactggaaaaaaacaacaacaaaaaccaaactgtGTCACCAACGTAAGTAAATTATGCTTACCAGTTGCATTCCACTTAGTTCATCAACCAAAGTCATATTTCCAGACATAATTTTCTTTAGTGAATCATTAAATTCACTTAGTTGCTCCAGagtttcttttttggtttcttcatATTCATCTGTATCAAGTTCCTCTCTGAAGTACAATGAacataatatagaaaaatatagagttccaagagaaaaaaacaatcttAGTATTTATACACTAAGACTTCAGATAcgtatatatacaaaaaatatccTGGGGAAAAAAGGCTGAAAGGAAATATCAAAATACTAATGATGGATGTGTTCACATATTAGTATGGGCGTTTTCCTGCAATTCTGAcaattaaactttcttttttttttaaaccaaaatgagACATACTTAAACCACATAATAACTTCCTTTTAAGCAGTCTCTGAATCAATggtataaccttgggcaagatatTTAACTAGCCAAGTCTCAGTTTTTTTATCTATTGTATAAGCTGCAGATAACGATAGTACCTACTTTATAGGGTTGCTATGAGCATTAAATGAAATATGGAAAGTACTTGGCATataataggtacttaataaatagctgttattattaccatcattatcGTTAATGGTGGGTAAAATTTTATGCACCTTGAAATACAACAGCAATGCAGTACTTGCCATCTGAGTACTCCAAACAAgccatttattaaacattaactACAAAACAGctcccatttattgagtgcctgctttgGGCCAAGCACTGTGTTGTTCCCTTCATCTGCAATATTTACAATAATCTTTCAAGGCTGTTAAAAAGGCAATGAGCAGTCTTAGTCCTTTGAGCAGTCAAGGCTGAAGACACACCAGAAGTTCAAGCAGTACCTTCTCAGCTTGATACCAGGCAGGGCTACTTTAAATACTGAAGACAAGGTGggtgttattatttccatttcacactCAAGGAAATGGAAACTTAAGGTGGTTAAATATTTAGCCCAAGTTCACACTCACTTTGTAATTAATCTAAATACTTTCATATCCCAGCCTTTTTAACTCCAAAGCCAGTACTGAGTTTATTTCTCCAGCAGACAAAGCACTGTGAAGAACACTACAGGGGAAACCAAAATCACACATGGGCCTGCACACATGGAGCTTATAATCTAGCTGcagaaaaaaaagccattttacAGTATAGCAGCACACAATTATACTATTACCTGCATTCCTCCAGGTCCTGTAATTGCTGCATTAGTCTATCCAACTGTTCTTCTAAGTTCTGCTTTAATTTGCTTGTCTCTGTCTTTCCTCTGGAAGCCATTTTACTCTCTAAGTAGAACAATAAAGCAATTTAAAGTAGgctatactcaaaaaaaaaaaaaaagtggtggggacttccctggcggtacagtagttaagactctgcgcttaccctgcagggggcgctggttcgatccctggtctaggaactaagatcccgcatgctgcgtggcacagccaaaaaaaaaagtggctataCTCTTTCTGAGCTACAGGTGTGGGGAAGATAGTTgtgcaaaaaaaagaaatctcaatttatatataaaagtttaaacGCATATAGTAGTAACACCCCACAAAAATGCCTGGGAGTCTTCTTAATTGAATTGACAAATTAATTAGAAGTTTTAACTATTAGTCTATCTtactttaaacatatttgataGATGAAAATACAGATTTATAAAGAAACAGATCAGGCGTGACTCTGCTTTACAAGATTCATTttgacattctttttcattcttaataAGTACACTCCAGGACTCAGAATACTCCTAGTATTATCTTATTGGTCTTTATGCGCATTTACCTAATGACTTGTGGGCATGAACAACTTTTGATatgaatttcttctttggaaatgtgcccatttttctactggatTATCTTTCTCTTACTGATTTATATAACATAGATATAAAATCTTTGCAATTATGTTGCAAATATTACCTCTTGTCTCctgactttaaattttatttatggcattTTTTGTTatggtaaattattatttttaatggccaAACCTATCTTCTCCTCTATGTCTTCTTAGTTTTGTGTCCCATGAAAGCAGGCCCTGACcatctcaagatttttttaaatatactattttgtttttgtttttggctgcactgcggggcttgtgggatcttagttccctgaccagggattgaacccaggcccatggcagtgagagcgtcaagtcctaaccactggactgccaaggaattcccaaaaatatactatttttttgttAATGCTGTGAAGTAGGGatctaacttttattttctttcaaatggatAGCCAACTGCCCCAACACTGTTTACTAGTCAGTATTTATTGATGCTACCTTTAATTGAGACTCAATAAAAACAGACTCAAGTCTGTTTCATTGATAATATTCTGGTCCTAAGGCATTactttactattttaattattatagctttagaGCTGGTGTATACTGATGACTGATAAGGAGTTGGCtctattattgtttttttcccccaaaattcttGACTATTCTTGTACATTTTCCCTTCTAGATGAATTTAAGAATCAATTTGACAAATtccccaaaaaaattaaattgaaaaaaattttttttaattttatttatttatttatttatttttggcttcttgggtcttcgttgtgcgcgggctttctctagttgcggtgagcgggggctactcttcgttgtggtgcatgggcttctcattgcggtggcttctcttgttgtggagcatgggctctaggcacgcgggcttcagtagctgtggtgcacaggcttagccgttccgcagcatgtgggagcttcccggaccagggctcgaacccgtgtcccctgcattggcaggcgaattcttaaccactgtaccaccaggggagtccctcaaTTGAAATTTTGACAGGggttacattaaaattaatatggaGAAAATCTGTATCCTTGAAATTTGAAACTTCCAATCAAGCAATGTATCTCTCCACTTATCAAAGCTTTCTTTTATGATctctagttttaaaaaagtattattttatttacaaaggcTTTATACATTGGATGTTCTTAGATATCTTGTATTTTTTGTTAATATCGGAAATAGGGTTGttattacaatttcttttttaaaaaataaatttatttatttatggctgtgttgggtcttcgttgctgcgcacagactttctctatttgcggagaaggggggctactctttgttggggttcccagacttctcattgtggttgcttctcttcgttgcggagcacgggcttcagtagttgtggctcgtggactctagagcacaggctcagtagctgtggcccacaggcttgGCTGCTCCGCGCcacgtgggatcttctggaccagggatcgaactcgtgtcccctgcactggcaggcaggttcttaaccactgtgccaccagggaagtccctagccacCATTTCTTacaggcaagactccagcctccatgaccttccctgactTCCAAAGGGCGGATTCCGAACatttgctaatcaagggaggagtagccaagaaaccacctgaggcaagattaaagggaccagagaagaagctcatccttctttttttttttttaaagactggctAGAACTGTGTTCCTgaggctgttttctttttttttaatttttttttttaagttgaatcttttttttttttttaaattttatttatttatttatttatggctgtgttgggtcttcgtttctgtgcaagggctttctctagttgtggcaagtggaggccactcttcatcgcggtgcgcgggcctctcactatcgcggcctctcttgttgtggagcacaagctccagatgcgcaagctcagcaattgtggctctcagggcctagtcgctccgcggcatgtgggatcttcccagaccagggctcgaacccgtgtcccctgcattggcaggcagattctcaaccactgcgtaaCCAGGGAagacttttttaatttttaaaaatttttacttatttttttttggctgcgttgggtctttgttgctgtgcacgggcatactctagttgtggcaagcgggggctactcttcattgcggtgcgtgggcttctcattgcggtggcttctcttgttgcggagcatgggctctaggcgcgcaggctcagtagttgtggcgcacaggcttggttgctccgcgccatgtgcgatcttctggaccagggatcgaacctgtgtcccctgcattggcagacggattcttaaccactgcgccaccagggaagtcctcatccTTCTCTTTTGAGCCCGCATTTTCTTCTACCTATCAAGGCCAAGTCATCCATTCTTCAAGGTCAAGTTTCACCTTCTCCATAATGCCTTCCTTGGTTCCCTCCCAATCACTACATTGTGAGTTATTTAAGAGTAgggattttacattttctttatacacCAGCGTCTAGCACAATGCTGGGCAGGTAGAAGGTACTGGATAAATAACTGGTAAATGAATAATGAGAACTGACTGCTTTTTCCACTGCATTCTACATCTTAGTCTCCATTTAACCCTATGTCTGCCTTGAATTATATGTGATTTCATTATAGCTTGTtgtttatttgtctgtcttcctctccAGACTGTAAACTGAGAGCAGAAAATGGGTCTGATTCTTTCTTAGCCTCTTCAAGCACTTAATACAGACTACATATTCGATAATTGAATGAACTGTATAAAGGCACAACGTACTGTAAGGAGGTAAAGCTATTCTAAATGAATTTCAGGGAAGATGAAGACGCTTTAAAAACCTCACTCTCATGCTACATTATTTGAGATTTATCCCAGAAAGATTAACTCGCGGGCACCACCTAGTATTCAATAAAGGTGGTGCACCTTTTACCGCAACTGCAAAATTACTCTCAAAAACTGTAATTTTTGAGAATTAAGGTACTCATTCATGCTCACCTGTCTCTTAGTCCTCTGAACTCTGCTCAGTGCTGACCGGTCTCAAATTGCATAAACCTCCAATTCTTGAAGTTCCAAGTGTCTTAAACTTGAGGAAAGCGGAACTGTTCATCAGGACTATAAGAGGCTCAAAGTTCAAACCACCTGGGGGTGGAGCTGGCTGGGGAAAGGGAAACCATTAACAAGTGGttttatttactatatataaaCGTATACCTAAAGCAGTCCCAATAACTGCCACTTGGGCAGCCTGCAACTGAAACACACCCTCTCTTTCTAGGACGACATCATAGGGGcgggagggggtgtggaggaggaggagaaacccGTTTTCCCTTTCGACTGTGCCTCTGGCAGTCTTTCTGAGGATTTTTCTAGTGAGGCCGAGAGTGTTATTCAGGAAAACCCCGCACCCGGATCTGCCTTGAAGGAAGTTGTCATATCCAAAAGCACGGAAAAGGAGCGCATACATTTTCCCGGCTGGAAGTCAGCAGCGTCTGGACCTCAACCATCCGGACGCGGTCAGGGAGCAGCCCCGATCACAGCCCCAAATCCCATCTCCCACCGGGGAACATGAAGCTCCCGTATTTGGGTCCTGCGGCGGCCGGCTCGACTAGGCCCGACTGCCACCAGAGGTCGCCGGGAATCCGCTGCCCCCGAAACTCTTCCGCTTTTCCCAGACCAGAAACCGAACCACCTCCTCAGGCCCTCGGGGTCCCTTCTCCGCCTCCACCCACCACTCGGTCCCAGAGTTCGGAGCCAGGGGCCCCGCCTACCTGAGGGGCCCCGCTCGGCGGACGCGTACAAGAGGAGCACTTCCGTCAGACGCATGCACTTCCGGCCTCCTGGAGCCAATGAGGGCGCGGTCGCGGGTGTTACCCTCATTAGCATCCGGGCTGCGGGGCGTCTCTCGGAGGGCTCGGGCCCGTCCGCCCTGAGGAGGGGCTAAGTCCCCTCCCCGAGCTCTTGAAAAACCCGCCTGTGGTGGAGTCAGCTCAGGACTGCTTAGGGTCTTTGAGGGTCAGGTACAACTGTCCCTGAAGCTAGGTCACATTGAAGTTTGGAACAGGGAGTCTTGCCCcttcattctttctgtttctttctgtggAACCGAAAACCTCGGTAAATTTGCCTTTGGAACAGGTGAGTTcaccctggaaaaaaaaaaatctttttctagaGGCTTCTTGGGCTTGGCGGGGCACTCCTCTTTTTTCTGAAATCCTTAATTTCCAAATCTATAAAAGACTAGATCCACGTTCCTGGAAGCGGACACTCACTCCTCTTGAGAAGGAGACTGCTAGCCGTTGGCAACAGTCTAGAAGTTACTCAGAAATTAGGTGGAAACCATTTTCAGGTGTTCCCAGCCCATCTCCTTGAAGTCATTAGTCCACAAGACGACATCAGGGTTTCCGGCGGAATTGTTTCTCAGATGTTGTCTTT is part of the Balaenoptera musculus isolate JJ_BM4_2016_0621 chromosome 1, mBalMus1.pri.v3, whole genome shotgun sequence genome and encodes:
- the LZIC gene encoding protein LZIC translates to MASRGKTETSKLKQNLEEQLDRLMQQLQDLEECREELDTDEYEETKKETLEQLSEFNDSLKKIMSGNMTLVDELSGMQLAIQAAISQAFKTPEVIRLFAKKQPGQLRTRLAEMDRDLMVGKLERDLYTQQKVEILTALRKLGEKLTADDEAFLSANAGAILSQFEKVSTDLGSGDKVLALASFEVEKTKK